One window from the genome of Entelurus aequoreus isolate RoL-2023_Sb linkage group LG04, RoL_Eaeq_v1.1, whole genome shotgun sequence encodes:
- the ccdc85b gene encoding coiled-coil domain-containing protein 85B has product MSAESELPNRELSKMSDQDLLACTKEELLGRLRKEESEKISALIQRGRLIKEVNKQLQGHLLEIRELKVINQRLQEENVELRDLCCFLDDDRLKVKKLSREWQLFGHHAAKVMREDLGGYLKKLAELERLQDGLVKENLDLKELCLVLEEECVSRGDSSPGGSTELALPCMVARDLGDGSSSTGSVGSPDQLHLVCSPDD; this is encoded by the coding sequence ATGAGCGCCGAAAGTGAGCTCCCCAACAGGGAGCTGTCAAAGATGTCCGACCAGGACCTGTTGGCGTGCACCAAAGAGGAGCTCCTGGGTCGCCTGCGCAAGGAGGAGTCGGAGAAGATCTCGGCCCTCATCCAGCGCGGGCGGCTCATCAAGGAGGTGAACAAGCAGCTGCAGGGCCACCTCCTGGAGATCCGGGAGCTGAAAGTCATCAACCAGCGGCTGCAGGAGGAGAACGTGGAGCTGAGGGACCTGTGCTGCTTCCTGGACGACGACCGGCTGAAGGTGAAGAAGCTGTCGCGGGAGTGGCAGCTCTTCGGCCACCACGCCGCCAAGGTGATGCGCGAGGACCTGGGCGGCTACCTGAAGAAGCTGGCCGAGCTGGAGCGCCTGCAGGACGGCCTGGTGAAGGAGAACCTGGACCTGAAGGAGCTGTGCCTGGTGCTGGAGGAGGAGTGCGTCAGCCGGGGCGACTCCAGCCCCGGCGGATCCACCGAGCTGGCCCTGCCCTGCATGGTGGCCCGGGACCTGGGGGACGGGAGCTCCAGCACGGGCAGCGTGGGGAGTCCGGACCAGCTCCACCTGGTGTGCTCGCCCGACGACTGA